Proteins from one Carcharodon carcharias isolate sCarCar2 chromosome 19, sCarCar2.pri, whole genome shotgun sequence genomic window:
- the LOC121291544 gene encoding zinc finger protein 271-like, whose translation MEEKLIKCEVCDRAFAHPSTFENHRRSHSGEKPFECEVCNKSFSQSSSLHIHQRIHNGEKPFPCEVCNKSFSTSSDLRKHQRIHTGEKPFTCEVCAKSFSDSSNLHVHQRVHTGKKPFTCEVCDKTFSTSSHLLEHRRIHSGEKPFTCVECANSFSTSANLRKHHRVHTGEKLFSCEVCDKSFLTSSSLLDHQRIHTGEKPFMCEVCDKSFSRLRYLHVHQRIHTREKPFRCEVCDKSFSQSSYLREHQIIHTGEKPFKCEVCDKSFLRSSYLHVHQRIHTVETPFTCEVCNKSFSEAGALCRHQSIHTREKLFTCDVCNISFLRSSNLLLHHRFHAGE comes from the coding sequence ATGGAAGAGAAACTAAttaagtgtgaggtgtgtgatcgAGCTTTCGCACATCCATCGACATTCGAGAATCACCGACGCAGTCACAGTGGGGAGAAGCCTTTCGAATGTGAGGTGTGTAACAAATCATTCTCACAGTCATCAAGCCTCCACATACATCAACGCATTCATAATGGGGAGAAACCATTTCCTTGTGAGGTGTGTAACAAATCATTCTCGACATCATCGGATCTCCGCaaacaccaacgcattcacactggggagaaaccattcacatgtgagGTTTGTGCcaaatcattctcagattcaTCAAATCTGCACGTGCACCAACGTGTTCACACAGGTaagaaaccattcacatgcgaGGTGTGTGACAAAACATTCTCAACGTCATCACATCTCCTGGAGCATCGGAGGATTCActcaggggagaaaccattcacgtgtGTGGAGTGTGCGAATTCATTCTCTACATCAGCGAACCTCCGCAAACACCACCGCGTTCACACAGGGGAAAAATTATTCAGTTGTGaagtgtgtgacaaatcattcttgaCATCCTCGAGTCTCCTGGATcaccagaggattcacacaggggagaagcccTTCATGTGTGAGGtatgtgacaaatcattctcaagGTTAAGGTACCTGCATGtccaccaacgcattcacacaagggagaaaccattcaggtgcgaggtgtgtgacaaatcattttcTCAGTCATCGTACCTCCGTGAACACCAAatcattcacactggggagaagccgttcaagtgtgaggtgtgtgacaaatcattcttgcGGTCATCGTACCTCCAtgtacaccaacgcattcacacagtgGAGACGCCATTCACATGTGAGGTGTGTAACAAATCATTCTCAGAGGCAGGGGCCCTCTGCAGGCACCAAAGCATTCACACCAGGGAGAAACTATTCACCTGCGATGTGTGCAATATATCATTTTTGAGGTCATCGAACCTCCTGCTCCATCACAGGTTCCATGCAGGGGAGTAA